From Clarias gariepinus isolate MV-2021 ecotype Netherlands chromosome 1, CGAR_prim_01v2, whole genome shotgun sequence:
aataaaaaaaaaaaaaaagataaacaaaatCAAATGTCAACAAATTAAATATCTGAGTTATTTACATACTTaatatgattcatttatttgtcacatgtaccttagagcacaatgaaattattattttttccccatatcccagttagaaagctagggtcagagcacagggtcatcCAGGTTACACCACCCAGCAaatagggttaaaggcctttctcaagggcttgaacccccaacctttcGATCATGAACCTACAGCCTTAACAATTTGTGCTATCACTGCTACTAACACATTGAGACAACTCTCACATTTCAGTAGGAACAGACCAGCTTTCCAGTGCTTATTAAGCAGTCATGAGAAGTACTACCTCTGCAGGAACCATCACCTTATCGTGGTGGAGGGGTTTACGTGCCCTTATTAACCTGGGAGTCAGGGTtaatggaaggatggatggcaccaaatatacagtaggtgccaatatcttagaaaaaaaatatgttccaGTCTGCAGGAAATTTAAAACTGCAGAGAAGATTCCTGTTCTGATAAGAGATCGACCCAGGAGAGGTTCAAAACCAGAAACCTGAATGTGTTAGAATGGCGAGAAGGTCATACAAGTACCAGGAGCTTCTGATGGAACTTGAGTATTTTTGTTAAGAAAAATAAGCAGAAATGTCATTATCAGGATTTGCTAGACCAAATGTGGAAAAGCTTCAAAAGAATAAAAGGTATTGTTTGCTAAGATTTCCATTTCAGTATCTTTTGTGGTCTACAAATGAAAGGTCACAGTTATTGTCAGAAAATGCCTTATTTTCAGTTTCAATTACTATTTGGGAATCTATTCATATAAAGATCAGATGATTATGTCATATAAATAAACCCAGATGTTTAATGCATCTTTGGAGGTTTAGGTACAGCATGGCTCTTCCAAAGCCCAGGTTGCCTGAACCATTTGTAGGTCACTGTGGACACTTTGGGATTATTAACGGGCAGTGCTTATCTGTTTTTACCTGTATTTCATGTTGAATAGCAGACTATCTAGGACACAATCAGAATTCCTTCTTCATGCATGTCCCCTTCAGGTCCAGACACAGTTGCACAGCGACAgcataaaaccatttccagGCTCCTGTTTACGTACAGTCTGGAgactaataaaatttaaaggatCTGGAGTTATGACACAAATGATATACTATTAGAGGCCATAAAAGTGGAATTCTAAACATTTTAGTAATTGTACTAGACCTCTGGTTTATGCAACCTTTGGAGACAAGATGAAATATGTATGTCAGAGAAAAATACCTGCATCATTAACTCATGATTACAGCCAACGAGAACCAGACAGCGGACAACCGTCATCagtgaaacaaaaacaagctgTTTCTCATCTCGCCGCTCCTCACGCAGACAAAAACAACCTCATCATGGACATCACCCTGAGCACAAACAAACCACCAGACTTCTACAATGCCCGAGTCTTCCATATGCTCAGGCAAGAATAACCTGTGAAGCTCCTAATGAAACGGTTAGTGAAAGAAGTCAGTCAGTGAGATATTGTATCAGATAAACCCCAGTGCCGCAGGAAACGCAAGGTCCATATATCCTCTAgatcctgggtttgattcttgCATCCGACCTGAGGGCATGGAGTTTTCTccttatgcttggtgggtttcatcccacagtccaaaaacatgaagattaggctaagatgtcgcaaattgcctgtagtgtgtgattgttgaccggaggtccaaCCATGGTAGtataaatgagaataaatacaatggtcaccattggcctccatggtcatTAGTCCGACTATATATAACCTCACCATAAAACAGAAGACCAGAAGTCTGTATGAGGTACTGTAAGAAGAAGACTTCTGGTCTTCTGTTTTATGgtcagataaaacaaaaatgtaattgtttggTCACAATGATGTAGCCTTCATTTGGCATTAGAAAGGAGAAGCCTTCCACCTTAAGAACACCATCCCCATGGTCAAACATGGTAGTGGGAACCTAATGTTTTAGAGGTGTCTCTTAGCTTGTTGGATCAGATAACCTACTTACAGTAAACAGtcccattaaaaaataaatcaatacatCAAAATTCTCAAGAAACATCAGGCAGTCTGCAGGGAAACTTGGTCTTGGGCACCAGTGGACATTTCAGCACGATAACAACCCAAAACACAGAGCAAAAGTGGTGAAGAAATGGTTAGGAGACAAAAATTATCAATGTTTTGcagtggcccagccagagtcCTGACTTTGATCCAAATGAGAATCTGTGGAGGGAGCTAAAGATCAGGGTGATGGCAAGGAGATCCTCCAACCTAAAAAAGTTGGATCTCATCGCTGAAGAtgatgggcaaaaaaaaaaaaaagtggagccATGGTCAAATGGTAAAAAGCTGGTCAGCAATTAAAGAAAGTGTTTGATTGCTGTAACACCCAATAACGGCTTTTCTATTGATTATTGGGAAGGGCATAATTAATTTTGGACATGCCactcaaatgtaaataaaagatgagtaatatttttttttccacaatgatgCCTCTTGTTCATTGTCTTATTATCTTCTGGAAGACGCCTGTGTCATTTTTAATCACGAAAAAACCTTGctggttaaataaaagtaactttaagtcaaaatttattcgGTCTTAACTGTATCACTCACTCCAGGGCTgtctatatgtatgtatataaactcgttatTTACATGTCCTTCCAAAAATATGAAATAGGAAAATAACAAGCCATACCCTGTGGGAAAACAGGAATTCCTTTAGTGCACATATGGAAAGTTGACTCGCTAACTTTAACGTTTTTCACAGATGTCACCGTATACGGATCATTTCATTTTCCTGGATAGGATGTTGTTCGTTTTATTTCAGAGATAAATGACTTCTTGTAATACGTCCAGAGTTTATAAGTTCATTTATTGATAAGTGCTTTTCTGTCCTTTCAATGTCTTATTTCGATTGCATGACCTTCAACTTAACATAGAATCCAGAGATCAGCTGTGCTGTGTGTGAGGAGTtttcagatctctctctctctctctctctctctctctctcctcccacACTTTAGGGACTGACTTATAAACCTCTATCTTCCACTGTTTCAAAGCTTTTGACAGCTAACAAGTGGTTAAGCAGGAAGAAAACTCTGATTTgtgacacttttaaaaaataaagagaaacctGTCTCTTTGCACCTAACCATGTGGATGAGGTTTGAGGTGTTTGTGTTCTTCTTCGTTCTGGATGTCCAGGGTCAGGACCAAGCCTCGTTCCCCAGGTCCAGTGATGGTCGCTGCCAGTACACCTTCACCGTGGACAACCCGGTGGAGTCCAGCTGTCCTGGCACAACAGAAGCCGAAAATCTGAACGCTCGTATCACGCTGCTTGAGACAGCATTGAGCAGTCTGCTGGGAGCCGAGTCAGGAACGGAGACAATCAGGACTCCAGCGGAGACAGAGGAGATGCGGCAGCTTCTTCAGGATAAAGATCTGCTGATCAGGAAGGTGAAGGAGCTGCAGGGACGAGTGGAGGAGCTCACAGTGGAGAAGGAGATGCTTAGAAAGGAACCCTGTCCACTGGTCCCTGACAGCGAGGACGGATTTGGCGTTAATAGAGCCAGTGGTAAGTAGTGAATTATTATGAATTTTCTATTAAAAACCTGCCAAGATAGTTCTATAAAGatagtgtttgttttgtgttagtCAGTATCTACATTATTTGAGGAATGATGGTTGGTCGATGTCCATATGAGCTTCCAGCTTCTCCCAAAGTTCAGAAGAATGTCCAGGACAATGCTGATCTGACAGCTTGAGCTTTATACACCTGTTCAATAAAATGCAATCAAAAACATGGCTTCAAATCTGTAGATTAGTACCAAGTGCACTGAACCAAATAGttgaaatctttttatttattctgtgtttAAAAGGCTGTGGGGAACTTGTTTCTGTCAGTAAGCCTGAGACGCATCAAAAGACGGACAGCATAACGGGGAAATACGGGATATGGTTCCAGGACCCCGAGTCTCCAGGAGCTCCGTACGGACCAGACACGGTGTGGCGCATTGACACCGTGAGCAGCGATGTACGAGAGCTGTATGCCTACGAAAACCTGGAGCAGTTCGCTCGTGGCTACCCCATGAAGGTCCTGCTTCTACCAGAGTCAATGGAGAGTACCGGGGCCACCGTGTACCAGGGTTCACTTTTCTACCAGCGCAAACAGAGCCCCATGCTGCTGCGTTATGACCTCACTGCTGAGAAGATCATGGTCCGTAGAGAGCTGCCACACGCCGGCTTCCATGGCCAGTACCCTTACTCCTGGGGAGGCTACACGGACATCGACTTGGCTGTGGATGAGAACGGACTGTGGGCCATCTACAGCACGGAAAAGGCTCGCGGAGCCATCGTCGTTTCTCAGCTGGATCCTGAGAACCTGGAAGTGACCAGGAGCTGGGAAACCAGCATCCAGAAGAACAAAGTGGCGAACGCCTTCATGGTGTGCGGCAGGCTGTACACAGTGGCCAGCTACAGAGCCAACAGGACCACCATCAACTTTAGCTTCGACACGGCTAGTGGCCAGAGCAAAGCGGTGGATATAAGATTCCACAATCGTTATGGCTACAACAGCATGATAGACTACAATGCGGCGAGAAGGAAGCTGTACTCCTGGGACAACTTCCACATGGTCACCTATGATGTGAAACTCACTGCAGCCAGCAGCTCACAATGACAAACTGTGATTTTAGACACAAGAGGCAGTGAGTGTAATGGTTATAACACCTGATCCCTTTGTAATTCAGCAGGGAAAAATAGGCTACACTTGCAACAATTTGTAACTTACTGCCATCTTCTGGTTAAGTGATGAAATGCAGGTAGAGTGATAGAATAGAgtgcttacatttatttatgcctTCTTGATTATTCTATTTGGATCCTTTAGTGTATGAGATAGAAATCAATCTTCCCTTCATTATAAGGAAGCAGTGTGTCTTTTGTACAacaatgtgtctttttttttctatgttaaaAAATATCCTGTGAATAAAGACTACttgatataattaatttatctcTTGTTTAAATTGGATGGTGATCCTGGGTGACTAGGAAGGCGCctatataaaaatgcattattattattattattattattattattattattattattattgttgttgatgttgttgttattattactatttctaAAGTCAGAGAAACAAATATGTTGTGccgagccaaaaaaaaaataaaataaaataaaaataaaaaataaaaatattaaatcatcttaaaagaaataaacataagtCTTTGCATGAAAATCAATTAACAACTCCTGCTTTAAAACTGAAAAGATGATGCAAATAATCTTTCTCGGAtaaaacaacatttatgcatATGCACTAAGAATCGTTTATGATCATTAAagataattgaatttaattactgACACATTTGATCAGCAGATTTGTTATGAAGGTTCTACAGCTGGTTATTCGTCTCATTTGTCTGAATCCGTTTTTTATGTCCTTGGATGGAAGAGCTGAGGAGTGAGGAGGTTGCCAGGCGGTCcaggtaaagaaataaaaaggctTTCCCTTACTGAAAACATTGTCTTATATTAACTATAGGCTGTGCCTTGTGCAATTCCTTTTCAGGAACATGAAAATATTGAACATGTGTTTTCTTAGATTCATTATTGAGAAGAGAAATAAACTCAGGGCAGACTGACAATGAGCAGTGTTTATTACAGAGGTTATACAGAAGACTGTATAAGTTTGCACAcaagtttgggtttattttcgaggttctagaacaatactggattttttttttcaatactatgaaataacacgtatagaattaggtaattaacaacaacaacaacaacagccagACAGAACAGAAGTCAGCTGATCTGGAACGGTCTGGAAcaaaagaacagtattgtgtcgagtgcgtttgcaaaacccatcaagcaccatgatgaaactgtctctcatgaagaccttcccaggaaaacaagaccaaaactgacctctgctgcagaggagacgttcatttagagtcaccagcctcagaaatcaccaattaacaaccagcacctcagattagagccgttatgaaggatttacagagcagaagtatcaaacatacatctcaatatcaaatataagattattctATATTTTGGATGCATTGTTTAACAgcgtagaaagaaataaacatcagaaaAGCCATTAtgaggtgtgtccaaacttgtgACTTATGGTAGTGTATAATACAAAGAGTTTGGTTGAATTCATCATGCTGTGATTGTATATGCAAATTTGACCGTAAACTCGTTTATTTACGGATTACGctgattaataatttaaacaatttacagATTTGCACAGTGTGACATGGAGAACACGCAGAATACGGACACACTTTCATTGGGCCCTTGTACACTATGACCTATAATAACCCTAAGAGTCGGATGTATTTTCACTTAAGAGTGGCTGAGCGGTGTTACTCGAAAATATCAATACACTTCATGAGGCACTATTTTCACCTCTTAGATGACATTAGGTGACATTTTGAGCTTTGTGGGTGTggctaaatatacagtaaatcactTGCACTGGCAATGTGCTCGGAGCCTCAAAGAATGATTGGtatttctaaacacacacacacacacactagaaaaTCTAGACAAGCTATTAGTTTCATTTGTGCACGTTTGCCAAGAtggcaaatacagtacattatattccaaacaaaccaaaaaaaaaatactgacagCATGCACACTGTATATACCGTATAAGCAAGACTGAGTTTTGCATTAGAGCGaaagcttgtgtgtgtttttccatgGTAAATAGTTTGATCACatcctcatacagtataaaggttttttgttcagttttgttCATTAATAACACCATTTCATCCCACGCGTCGTGTGTCATCTTCTCACCAGTGCAGTAATTACTGGTGTATGAAACGTCTCATCCTCTCTGAGTTATATGTTTCCCCAGTGTAGCTATCAAGACGTCCTTCAGTCTCCTGACAGACAGCCAGTACGTGTCCACCACTCTGTACTGACACGAGCCCATGACCAGGGCCAGGACAACGCCGCTCACATTGTGCTGACCGAGCAGCACCTGCGTCAGAGCCAGCAGCCCCATCCAGAAGAGCACCACGAACCGCATGGGGCAGTCGGAGAGCAGGCGAGCGTGCAGGAAACGCGCGCACATGGCAACCCTCGTAGTGTGGCCCGATGGGAAGGAATGAGGATGCAGCATCGTAGCAAACCACTCTGAGTGATGATAACTTACTGCATGCTTCACTATTCTAACCAGGGCTTGGTCTAACAGGAGCGCTAGAGGgagaagaaagaggaagagatgTAATAAAAGAACAAGTATTCAAGATCAAAGGTTCAAGTATTAATCCTTCAAAGGGAGAAATCCACCATGAATGACTGATGCATTTATGTTTAGAATAACCATGCGATCTGCTCTCTTTGCGTTATGTTCACTTTGCTTTACAACTATCTTCTCAAATGTATCTGTATCTAAAGAGAGTGATGCAGCGGCTGTTTAGTCCTTTATTCTGTCCAGATCACCACACCTGCTCGAACGGAACAGCTGAAAAGGGTTCAACGTTCATGCTAATTCATCCCTCAATCAATAGTCAGTAATTCTGATTACctttgccaaaagtattcgttTGCCTGCCTTTAAAACTTGTGTACCATCCtattcttaatccatagagtttaatatgatgttggccccgccccctctgcagctataacagcttcaactcctctgggaaggtttaggagtgtgtttatgtcaATTTTTGACATTTCgtccagaagcacatttgttCGGTCAGACACTGACACTGGACGAgaagtcaagttcttccacactaaactcgctcatccatgtctttatggactttgtgcactggtgcgcagtcacgTTGGAACTGGAAGGGAACATCCTCAAACTGTTCCCATGAaattgggagcatgaaattgtccaaaatgttttgGTATGCTGCAGCATTaggagttcctttcactggaagtatTTGAAGATATGAATATCAACCGCTctccagttccaacatgactggaaaccagtgcacaaagcaaggtaaAGACAAGCATGAGCAAGTTGGGTGTGgaggaacttgactggcctgcacaaagTCCTGACTTCAGCCCCTGGGATGAATTCCAGTAGAGcagagactgcgagccaggccttccacattgtctgacctcacaaatccTGTGGAAAGCCTTTACAGAAGAATTAAAGCCGTTACAGCTGCAAAGGGGACAAGGCCAACATCACGCTAAactctatggattaagaattgggtGATCcccaagttcatatgcatgtgaaggcaggcgagcgaatacttttgccaATATGTGTATCTTTGCTCCACTGCATTCAGGGCATGATTGGAGAATATGTTGCAtcaatatattacattatagtcTGATATCTATACATTCTGCATGTGGGATGAAAATCATCCAGTGTTTTCACCCAGTCCTGGTTCTGTAAATGGAAAACAAAGAAGGTTGTGCTGACTGCACCACACAACACCACTGTGAAGGCGACCTGCAACAGCAGACATTCAATGACATCTTATATTATCATTGGTCAGCCATGCCAGTAAGTATTGCACATCCATAGTCCTGAGTTGTAAAAAGCTTGTGATGGACCATGCATAGTAGGGTTTAACATCCAATCTTTAAATGTTCTTTTAGAAATGACAAACTAATCACCGTTCTGAGATAAGAGACGAACCCTTTCTGTCCTACCGACCGAGGTTATGAGCTTTTTCCAGAATGCACTGCTGTATTTGCAGGGTGACAGAGGAGACATTTTTTCCACCAGCATGTTCATTGTTCTGTGCCCCTACAGCTGCCTTGGACTGGACACTAATAGAACGGGATAAAAAAAGGAACCTGGACGCAAGCCAAGCATGCCCATGTAAATGAAATGCTAACTGGCCAAAGGCATTGTGGAATGGTTCCATGGAAAAGAGATAAAGCCTTTCATAAGCAGAAGATATTTTAATAGCAAATCCATGTTGATTAGCTGGTGTAGGGGTTGGGGGGTTCAAACGAGTTACACATTTCATGTAATGGTTCATTCTTTACTCAAAACGTTTAGGTATAATCTGTAAATCTTCCTAAAATATACACTTTATTCTCATTTACAGgtgaaatataaatttatttacattataagttatatttaattacagtttATAAGACAACCGGTGTTATTTTTGATCTGTCACTTTGATGCAAACTATCACTTTCCTGACCTTTGACACTTGTATCTTTGCCAAAGTGCATATAAATAACTGCAATATTTGGCTGTAATATTTGGTACACCATGCACGTTTTGCCATAACTATCATCTCTTCAGAGATGGCAAGCATAAACACAATGCTAATATGCTTTGTGTATGTTATACAGTACACCGATCTGCCAttacattacaatgcaaaacattatgcccaataTTGTGTTGGTTCCCCTTATGCCACCTGGGCGCCTTATgtgcatgactccacaagacctctggagtgtgctgtggtgtctcaCACCAAGACATTGGCAGGAGATCCTTATGGTGCTGTGGGTTAAGAGgaggatcagacttgtttgagTGGTACATCCCATTAATGCTCAaatggattgggatctggggagtttggactCATGGTcggtggccttgggctctttgcctgctgaggCGCATGCGTGGCAGGCTGTAAGGCACTGGATGTTCTGGTGCCCTTCTATCATGCCcagtgtttacttttttcagtggtttgtgctgcattgactTGGATCAGACATTGGGGATTGGACCAGACAAACTGACCTTTGGTCTGAGGGGGTATGCCCTTGTTCCTTAACATGTTATCCTTGTTTGttgttaatgttatgtctgatcagtgtatatccCTAGTAACAAGGGGTGAATGCTGATATACAAGTTCATAAAGATGTCAAGTTAACAAAAATGAGATAAATACAATTTTGGAACAAATGAGTTCTTGCAAAAGAAGCTGGTTTGACTCTCTAAggtttgtaaaatgtaaataacgCTAAAACTCTACCTCATTTGTCTTGGCTTCAGCATTCTCCAAAAGTCCTTCAAGTTTTCATGGTTCACGTGAAAGAAtggtattttgtgtttattgctATTGTAATGCCTTCACTCACTTTTGTGTTTTACTAAACATGTGGAAGTTTAAAACGTCTTAAAAACGGACTCATcagcctaatcagcatgtcttgtGAGAAAATTAGTggacctgaaggaaacccacagggagaacatgcaaactccacgtacACAGACCttaggtgggaatcgaacccccaACCTTGGAGGCACAGGGCGACAGTAATGGTAATAGCTTTAACTGCATTTTGCCATCAAAGCCATCATACATTGTATAACTGAAATCAAATGCACCTGCCTACTTTAATAAATGTCTATGAAGGTTTGATATTTATTTGACTTTTCAGTGTTTTCTTTctatccttttttattattatttctttgcttTGGCAGTACTGTTAGTGAACGGTCATGGGGATAAAACACTTTAAGCTTGTACTTTCCATGATGGATAGAAACAGTTTAACATCTGTCTGTGCGAATGCAACATTACTCTTCCTTTGTAGTGATGATTACTTAATTAAACTGATATTCAATAGATTTTAGATTTGTGGCTAATGTCATCATGATATAAAGTCTTGAggatttatatgttttaatgtCTAAAATGTTTTACCCTATCCTTaagtgttatattattattattattattattattattattattaataataataataatcaatgtgtgtgtgtgtgtgtgtgtgtgtgtgtgtgtgtgtgtgtgtgtgttacccagGAACAGGTTGATCATGACCTCCTGCTCCTCGGCGGTTTCACTGCAGATCAGGAGGTAAAAGGTGATGGAGATCCAGGGCGCCGCGTGTCCCGTCAGCTCCAGCAGCTTCACCAGCGGCCTCATGCCGCCCAGAGGCGCCTCCTTGCCGGCGCACAGCGCCATCCTCCGGGAGAGCCACACGTCCACAGCCTGCAGCGAGCGCAGCGCCACGGCGGGAACAGACTGACTCGGGCGGGGCGCGAGCGGCGGCGGCGGCACGGACGCAGCGCAGGTGATGCTGGAGAGCCTTCGGGACCGAGTGGATGAtgaagaggaggatgaggatgtGGCCGGCAGCTCGAGCCTTCCGTTACTCACGAGGCTGCTCC
This genomic window contains:
- the LOC128529331 gene encoding myocilin-like, which gives rise to MWMRFEVFVFFFVLDVQGQDQASFPRSSDGRCQYTFTVDNPVESSCPGTTEAENLNARITLLETALSSLLGAESGTETIRTPAETEEMRQLLQDKDLLIRKVKELQGRVEELTVEKEMLRKEPCPLVPDSEDGFGVNRASGCGELVSVSKPETHQKTDSITGKYGIWFQDPESPGAPYGPDTVWRIDTVSSDVRELYAYENLEQFARGYPMKVLLLPESMESTGATVYQGSLFYQRKQSPMLLRYDLTAEKIMVRRELPHAGFHGQYPYSWGGYTDIDLAVDENGLWAIYSTEKARGAIVVSQLDPENLEVTRSWETSIQKNKVANAFMVCGRLYTVASYRANRTTINFSFDTASGQSKAVDIRFHNRYGYNSMIDYNAARRKLYSWDNFHMVTYDVKLTAASSSQ
- the LOC128529435 gene encoding polyisoprenoid diphosphate/phosphate phosphohydrolase PLPP6-like, with product MPSPRARRSSLVSNGRLELPATSSSSSSSSTRSRRLSSITCAASVPPPPLAPRPSQSVPAVALRSLQAVDVWLSRRMALCAGKEAPLGGMRPLVKLLELTGHAAPWISITFYLLICSETAEEQEVMINLFLALLLDQALVRIVKHAVSYHHSEWFATMLHPHSFPSGHTTRVAMCARFLHARLLSDCPMRFVVLFWMGLLALTQVLLGQHNVSGVVLALVMGSCQYRVVDTYWLSVRRLKDVLIATLGKHITQRG